In a genomic window of Scyliorhinus torazame isolate Kashiwa2021f chromosome 5, sScyTor2.1, whole genome shotgun sequence:
- the LOC140421658 gene encoding uncharacterized protein yields MEGKNIVHSGEKPYTCCVCGQGFALSSGLTSHKCSHTEEKPWKCGDCGKGFTSPSQLEAHRRSHTGERPFTCSKCGKGFIQLTALRSHQRVHTGERPFTCSKCGKGFIQSSDLQRHQRVHTGERPFQCPDCGKCYKSSGNLMSHQRVHTDVKPFRCSDCGTGFRHSSHLTVHQRVHTGERPFTCSKCGKRFTQLSHLLNHQRVHTDERPFQCPDCGKCYKSSGELMYHQRVHTDERPFRCSHCGTGFRRSSDLTEHQRTHTGERPFACSQCGKRFTQSSSLLRHQRGHK; encoded by the coding sequence atggaaggaaaaaacattgttcacagtggggagaaaccatacacgtgttgtgtgtgtggacaaggATTCGCtctatcatcaggcctcacaagccacaaatgcagtcacactgaggagaaaccgtggaaatgtggggactgtgggaaaggattcacttccccatcccagctggaagctcatcgacgcagtcacactggggagagaccattcacctgctccaagtgtgggaagggattcattcagttaacgGCCCTgcggagtcaccagcgagttcacactggggagagaccgttcacctgctccaagtgtgggaagggattcattcagtcatccgacctgcagagacaccagcgagttcacactggggagagaccgtttcaatgtccagactgcgggaagtgctacaaaagttctgggaatctgatgagccatcaacgtgttcacactgatgtgaaaccgtttaggtgctctgattgcgggactgggttcagacactcatctcacctcactgtccatcagcgagttcacactggggagagaccattcacctgctccaagtgcgggaagagattcactcagttatcccacctgctgaatcaccagcgagttcacactgatgagagaccttttcaatgtccagactgcgggaagtgctataaaagttctggggaactgatgtaccatcaacgtgttcacactgacgagagacctttcaggtgctctcactgcgggactggcttcagacgatcatctgacctcactgaacatcagcgaactcacactggggagaggccatttgcctgctctcagtgtgggaagagattcactcagtcatcctccctgctgagacaccaacgaggccacaagtaa